The Pseudomonas viciae genomic interval TAAGTTTTATGGCGTGGTTAGCTGTATTAACGGCAAAGCACGGCAAAACTGTAGGACAAGGTGAAAAGGCTTGCCCGAGTGGTCAGTAAACTCATGACTGGCTTTAAAGGCCCCTTCGCGAGCAAGCCCGCTCCCACACTGGCTCGCCGGTGTTCACATATTCTGTGTTCACCGCCGATACAGTGTGGGAGCGGGCTTGCTCGCGAAGGATGCGACTCGGTTCTTGAGCCTTGTTGGATCGGCCTTACAACACCATCGCCGCCACCCAACCAAACGCCAGCAGCGGCAGGTTGTAGTGGATGAATGTCGGGACCACGGTGTCCCAGATGTGGTGATGCTGGCCGTCGATGTTCAGGCCAGAGGTCGGGCCCAGGGTCGAGTCCGAGGCTGGCGAGCCGGCGTCGCCCAGGGCGCCGGCAGTGCCGACGATGCAGACGATCGCCAACGGGCTGAAGCCCAGTTGCAGGCACAGCGGCACGAAAATCGTCGCCAGGATCGGCACCGTGGAAAACGACGAGCCAATGCCCATGGTCACCAGCAGCCCCACCAGCAGCATCAGCAGCGCACCGACACCCTTGTTGTGGCCGATCCAGGCCGCCGAGGTTTCCACCAGGCTCTGGACTTCACCAGTGGCCTTCATCACTTCAGCAAACCCTGAGGCGGCGATCATGATGAAGCCGATCATCGCCATCATTTTCATGCCTTCGGTGAACAGGTCATCAGTCTCGCGCCAGCGCACCACGCCCGATACCGAGAAGATCAGGAACCCGACCAGGGCGCCAATGATCATCGAATCCACCAACAGCTGAATAGCGAACGCCGCCACAATCGCCAGCCCCGCCACCAGCAGGCTCATGGGGTTGTAGCGCACCGCCACTTGCTCGGCCCGGGCGATTTTTTTCAGATCGTAGACGCGTTTTTTGCGGTAGGTAAAAAACGACAGCAGCAAGCCAAACACCATGCCCAGGGCCGGGATGCCCATCGCGTGGGTGATATTGATCCCGCTGATGTCCACGCCACTGCGGGCAACGTTGGCCAGCAGGATTTCATTGAGGAAGATGTTGCCAAAGCCCACAGGTAGAAACATGTAGGGCGTGATCAGGCCGAAGGTCATGACGCAGGCGATCAACCGGCGGTCCAGTTGCAACTTGGTCAGCACATAGAGAAGCGGCGGCACCAGTAGCGGGATGAAGGCGATATGGATCGGCAGAATGTTCTGGGAGGCGACCGCGACCGTTCCCAGCAGAC includes:
- a CDS encoding Na+/H+ antiporter family protein, with the protein product MNAVIAAVGVMLVLSLSRVHVVIALIIGALVGGLTGGLGIEATLKAFNAGLGGGATVALSYALLGAFAVAIAKSGMAHALADKALAMVDRQDSAGGSGVKWVLIGLLGTVAVASQNILPIHIAFIPLLVPPLLYVLTKLQLDRRLIACVMTFGLITPYMFLPVGFGNIFLNEILLANVARSGVDISGINITHAMGIPALGMVFGLLLSFFTYRKKRVYDLKKIARAEQVAVRYNPMSLLVAGLAIVAAFAIQLLVDSMIIGALVGFLIFSVSGVVRWRETDDLFTEGMKMMAMIGFIMIAASGFAEVMKATGEVQSLVETSAAWIGHNKGVGALLMLLVGLLVTMGIGSSFSTVPILATIFVPLCLQLGFSPLAIVCIVGTAGALGDAGSPASDSTLGPTSGLNIDGQHHHIWDTVVPTFIHYNLPLLAFGWVAAMVL